A genomic region of Rhodospirillales bacterium contains the following coding sequences:
- the secY gene encoding preprotein translocase subunit SecY has translation MASAVEQLAKNANWGAFSKATELKQRILFVLGALLVYRLGTYVPVPGIDPSIWNDIYNQKGGGILDMFNMFSGGALQRMTIFALNIMPYISASIIMQLATSLSPSLEAMKKEGEVGRMKINQYTRYLTVLLASVQAYGLAVGLESMQGSAGTAVIDPGMFFRISTVITIVGGTVFLMWLGEQITQRGIGNGISLIIFAGIVAELPRAIGGTLELGRQGQFNFLTLLAVFAMIVGVIVFIVFMERAQRRVVVQYPKRQVGNKMTMGNQNHIPLKLNTSGVIPPIFASSLLLLPLTIVGFSGADGGDWTAALARYLQHGQPIYMFLYGALIMFFAFFYTAIVFNPQENADMLRKHGGFVPGIRPGAPTAEYLDYVLTRITSVGGLYLVFICLLPEFMISKFSLPFYFGGTSLLIVVSVTMDTVAQVHSHLVAHQYEGLIKKQKLKGTTSRGGRRR, from the coding sequence ATGGCATCTGCCGTTGAACAACTGGCGAAAAACGCCAACTGGGGTGCTTTCTCCAAGGCCACCGAACTGAAACAGCGCATTTTGTTCGTGCTGGGGGCTTTGCTGGTATACCGGTTGGGGACGTATGTTCCTGTACCGGGTATCGACCCGTCGATCTGGAACGATATTTATAACCAGAAGGGCGGCGGCATTCTCGACATGTTCAACATGTTTTCCGGTGGGGCGTTGCAGCGTATGACGATTTTCGCGCTGAACATCATGCCCTACATTTCCGCCTCTATTATCATGCAGCTCGCAACGTCTTTGTCGCCGTCTCTGGAGGCGATGAAAAAAGAAGGTGAAGTGGGTCGGATGAAAATCAACCAGTACACCCGTTACCTGACGGTGCTTCTGGCTTCCGTCCAGGCTTACGGTCTGGCTGTCGGTCTTGAAAGCATGCAGGGCAGCGCCGGAACGGCTGTGATCGATCCGGGTATGTTCTTCCGTATTTCCACGGTGATTACCATCGTGGGCGGAACGGTGTTCCTGATGTGGCTGGGCGAACAGATCACCCAGCGCGGAATCGGTAACGGTATTTCTCTGATTATCTTTGCCGGGATTGTTGCTGAATTGCCGCGCGCGATTGGGGGAACGCTGGAATTGGGCCGTCAGGGTCAATTTAACTTCCTGACGCTGCTGGCTGTTTTTGCCATGATCGTCGGTGTGATTGTCTTCATCGTCTTTATGGAGCGCGCCCAGCGGCGGGTTGTGGTGCAATATCCCAAACGTCAGGTTGGCAATAAAATGACGATGGGGAACCAGAATCACATTCCGTTGAAACTGAACACGTCGGGCGTGATTCCGCCGATTTTTGCATCGTCTCTGCTGCTTTTGCCGTTGACGATTGTCGGCTTTAGCGGCGCGGATGGCGGCGACTGGACCGCGGCGTTGGCACGGTACCTCCAGCATGGCCAGCCGATTTATATGTTCTTGTATGGCGCTCTGATTATGTTCTTTGCATTCTTCTATACGGCGATTGTGTTCAATCCGCAGGAAAATGCCGACATGCTGCGCAAACACGGTGGCTTTGTGCCCGGCATTCGCCCCGGCGCGCCGACGGCTGAATATCTGGATTACGTCCTGACCCGCATTACGTCGGTGGGCGGTCTGTATCTGGTCTTTATCTGTTTGCTGCCGGAATTCATGATTTCCAAATTCAGCCTGCCGTTCTATTTTGGTGGAACGTCGCTGCTGATCGTGGTCAGCGTGACAATGGATACCGTGGCTCAGGTTCACTCGCATCTGGTGGCGCACCAGTATGAGGGGCTGATTAAAAAACAAAAACTCAAAGGTACTACGTCCAGGGGAGGACGCCGTCGATGA
- a CDS encoding adenylate kinase, with amino-acid sequence MNIILLGPPGAGKGTQAKKLESKYGLKQLSTGDMLRAEIASGSELGLKAKTLMDAGELVPDVVVIEMIAGRIEQSDCTGGVIFDGFPRTVAQAEALDEMLAEKGKPLAAVISLQVDEEALVDRLNTRIAETKAAGQEVRADDNEETLRNRLSVYRAQTAPIIPYYEGKGLLKPVDGMQVIDEVEAAIAAILDQARAA; translated from the coding sequence ATGAACATTATTCTTTTGGGCCCGCCCGGCGCGGGTAAAGGCACGCAGGCCAAAAAGCTGGAAAGCAAATACGGCCTGAAACAGCTTTCAACCGGCGATATGCTCCGCGCGGAAATTGCCTCCGGGTCGGAACTGGGCCTGAAAGCTAAAACCCTGATGGATGCCGGGGAACTTGTGCCTGATGTGGTCGTGATTGAAATGATTGCCGGCCGTATTGAACAATCCGACTGCACCGGAGGTGTGATTTTCGATGGTTTCCCGCGCACCGTGGCACAGGCCGAGGCGCTGGATGAAATGCTGGCCGAAAAAGGCAAACCGCTGGCCGCCGTGATTTCCCTGCAAGTGGACGAGGAAGCCCTCGTGGACCGCCTGAATACCCGCATCGCCGAAACAAAGGCTGCGGGACAGGAAGTCCGCGCCGACGATAACGAGGAAACCCTGCGTAACCGCCTGTCGGTATACCGCGCGCAAACGGCGCCGATTATCCCGTATTACGAAGGCAAAGGCCTGTTGAAGCCCGTCGACGGTATGCAGGTGATTGATGAGGTCGAAGCCGCCATTGCCGCCATCCTCGATCAGGCCCGGGCGGCGTAG
- the rpsM gene encoding 30S ribosomal protein S13, which translates to MARIAGVNVPDAKRAVIALTYVHGIGRTTARQILDDCKIDRTRRMNDLTEDELNAIRKEIETGKYPIEGDLRRTVAMNIKRLMDMKSYRGMRHRSKLPVRGQNTRTNARTRKGPAKPIAGKKKV; encoded by the coding sequence ATGGCACGTATTGCTGGGGTTAACGTTCCCGATGCCAAACGCGCAGTGATTGCACTGACCTATGTTCATGGTATTGGCCGGACAACTGCCCGCCAAATTCTTGACGATTGCAAAATCGATCGTACCCGCCGCATGAATGACCTGACCGAAGATGAGCTGAATGCCATCCGTAAGGAAATTGAAACCGGTAAATATCCGATTGAAGGGGATCTCCGCCGTACGGTGGCGATGAACATCAAGCGCCTGATGGATATGAAATCCTACCGGGGCATGCGTCATCGTTCGAAACTGCCCGTACGCGGTCAGAATACCCGGACCAACGCCCGCACCCGTAAGGGTCCGGCCAAGCCGATTGCCGGCAAGAAAAAAGTCTAA
- the rpsK gene encoding 30S ribosomal protein S11, producing MAKPAVKAKKRVKKNITSGIAHVNSNFNNTIITITDAQGNTVSWSTSGAMGFKGSRKSTPFAAQMAAEDAGRKAQEHGMKELDVLVKGPGSGRESALRALSSIGFNIKSIKDITPIPHNGCRPSKRRRV from the coding sequence ATGGCTAAACCAGCAGTAAAAGCGAAAAAACGCGTCAAAAAGAATATTACGTCCGGGATTGCCCACGTAAATTCTAACTTTAACAACACGATCATCACCATCACGGATGCACAGGGGAATACTGTTTCCTGGTCGACATCCGGGGCTATGGGCTTTAAAGGGTCTCGGAAATCCACGCCGTTTGCGGCGCAGATGGCTGCCGAAGACGCGGGCCGCAAGGCACAGGAACATGGCATGAAGGAACTGGATGTTCTGGTGAAAGGTCCGGGGTCAGGCCGTGAATCGGCTCTGCGGGCGCTGTCTTCCATCGGCTTCAACATCAAGTCGATCAAGGACATTACGCCAATCCCGCACAACGGGTGCCGTCCGTCAAAACGCCGCCGCGTTTAA